The following coding sequences lie in one Vibrio splendidus genomic window:
- a CDS encoding calcium:proton antiporter, protein MYKILKQEKTLLLGILTVIFFKTLGESMLTSSLSIFSYVITTAVLLYVSMTAIFAVVRHSDSLAIKLGDPFGTLILTLSVISLEVIMISSVMLTGDPNPVLARDTMFAVIMAVLNGFVGITLLVGGMKYHTQSYNLDGIKAYLVAIIPLAMLCLILPNFTSSSDNGNMSLSLMGTLVLASIALYGVFLFVQTRSHTHFFIDADNKSEHDHHGPVSSNLFHTVMLISYLLIVILLAKGLAIPINDSISVMGAPAALGGLIVALIILAPEAVGAVKAALTNQLQRAINLFFGSVLATIALTVPAVLLISGVMDQPLKLGLEPAEMVLLAATLLMTSVSFSSGRTNSLNGATHLVLFFAYLILMFD, encoded by the coding sequence ATGTATAAGATTTTAAAACAAGAGAAAACGCTACTCCTTGGTATTTTGACTGTAATATTCTTCAAGACTTTAGGTGAAAGCATGCTGACCTCAAGTCTCTCAATCTTCTCTTATGTCATCACTACCGCCGTCCTCTTGTATGTCTCAATGACCGCCATTTTTGCGGTGGTTCGCCACTCAGACTCCTTAGCAATTAAGTTGGGAGACCCATTCGGCACCCTTATTCTGACATTGTCAGTCATCTCATTAGAAGTGATTATGATCTCTTCTGTCATGTTGACTGGCGATCCAAATCCAGTTCTTGCCCGAGATACGATGTTTGCTGTGATCATGGCGGTATTGAATGGCTTTGTCGGTATTACCTTATTAGTTGGTGGGATGAAGTATCACACCCAGTCCTACAATTTGGATGGCATTAAAGCGTATTTGGTTGCCATTATTCCTCTTGCGATGCTCTGCTTGATCTTGCCAAACTTTACCAGCAGTAGTGACAATGGAAACATGTCATTGAGCTTGATGGGCACATTAGTTCTCGCATCCATTGCGTTATATGGCGTATTCCTGTTCGTACAAACACGTAGCCATACTCACTTCTTCATTGATGCCGACAATAAAAGTGAACATGACCACCACGGCCCTGTAAGTAGCAATCTATTTCACACCGTCATGCTAATTAGTTACTTACTCATCGTAATACTTCTGGCAAAAGGTTTAGCCATTCCAATTAACGACAGCATTAGCGTTATGGGCGCTCCGGCAGCCCTTGGTGGCCTTATCGTTGCCCTTATTATTCTCGCGCCAGAAGCAGTTGGTGCCGTCAAAGCCGCTCTCACCAACCAGCTACAGCGTGCTATCAACCTGTTCTTCGGCTCAGTATTAGCAACGATTGCACTGACCGTACCGGCCGTTTTATTGATCTCTGGTGTAATGGATCAGCCCTTGAAATTAGGCTTAGAACCCGCAGAAATGGTGTTGCTGGCCGCTACACTTCTCATGACCAGCGTTAGCTTTAGCAGCGGTAGAACCAACTCGTTGAATGGTGCAACCCACCTTGTCCTCTTCTTCGCTTATTTAATTTTGATGTTCGACTAA
- a CDS encoding alpha/beta hydrolase yields the protein MKTLRKCIPTNLIPTTLVSALVLSLSSTSVIADINLAERTIPTPVGISTTFAEMIEGRGSIPEIPVPESTEEWLEFQSMFDAPGVELAKSVAERFEVTYEAKKIAGVDTFFVTPKIVSSEYKDKWLVHIHGGAFVFGGGESALREAIWVANGLGAKVISVDYRQPPLHPFPAAIDDAVAVWKELMKTQTAESTAIFGTSAGGNLTLATTLKIQDMDLPAPGALFIGTPAVDLKETSDTWHTLKGLDSLGHREGLIQATFDLYADGEALDNPLISPIYANIDAFPPTVFISGTRDLLLSDTVRMHRLLRSADVETELHVYDGQSHGDYMNGLVADMPESEDAIKEIGLFFNKHIN from the coding sequence ATGAAAACATTACGCAAATGTATACCGACTAATTTAATTCCTACTACTCTTGTCTCTGCGCTTGTACTTAGTCTTTCAAGTACCTCGGTAATCGCTGATATCAACTTGGCTGAGCGCACGATTCCAACGCCTGTGGGGATATCGACAACGTTTGCTGAAATGATCGAAGGTAGAGGCAGCATTCCAGAGATTCCTGTCCCTGAAAGTACAGAGGAGTGGCTTGAATTTCAGTCTATGTTTGATGCACCCGGAGTTGAACTCGCTAAATCAGTAGCGGAACGTTTTGAAGTAACGTATGAAGCAAAAAAAATTGCAGGAGTAGATACCTTTTTTGTCACGCCCAAAATAGTCTCATCTGAATATAAAGATAAGTGGCTAGTTCATATTCATGGTGGCGCGTTTGTTTTTGGTGGGGGTGAATCGGCACTTCGAGAGGCAATTTGGGTCGCGAATGGGTTAGGGGCAAAAGTGATTTCAGTTGATTATCGTCAGCCACCATTACATCCATTTCCAGCTGCAATTGATGATGCCGTTGCTGTTTGGAAAGAGCTAATGAAAACTCAAACAGCAGAATCGACCGCTATTTTTGGCACATCTGCGGGCGGTAATTTAACGTTGGCAACGACACTAAAAATACAAGATATGGATTTACCGGCTCCGGGAGCGCTTTTTATTGGCACACCAGCGGTTGATTTGAAAGAAACATCGGATACTTGGCACACATTGAAGGGGCTAGATTCATTAGGTCATCGTGAAGGATTAATTCAAGCGACATTTGATTTATATGCTGATGGTGAGGCATTGGATAACCCACTAATTTCACCTATTTACGCAAATATAGATGCTTTTCCACCCACTGTTTTTATTTCAGGAACTCGTGATTTATTACTGAGTGATACGGTTCGAATGCACCGATTACTGCGCAGCGCTGATGTTGAGACTGAGCTTCACGTTTATGATGGTCAGTCTCATGGTGATTATATGAATGGACTCGTTGCGGACATGCCTGAATCGGAAGATGCTATCAAAGAGATTGGCTTATTCTTCAATAAGCATATCAATTAG
- a CDS encoding LysR family transcriptional regulator, giving the protein MKELRDLDLNLLKLLQAVVETRNTHQAADKLGISQTSVSRGLAKLRETFGDQLFIRKAHGVEPSELAEKLAEAADEMFTPLVKVVESYQNFDPQQFTGEVSIAMNIFLLEQYGDGIFSELRSVLPNANFKLVYWQEQSLSDMLNGQVDYMLHFAQFPLPQEIYQHKLKEIKLSLIARKNHPVLSNGSAWEDIHHLPITRILADGINSKRAPVEDLYLAKGYKANIVLSTHSLRVLLNKLKHSDAFSFGSTFMTENEPELSCYPLPVVPREMRSIQINGGYLQSKRGFPLNQLLHQAMQSFFDKVVQPEK; this is encoded by the coding sequence ATGAAAGAACTTCGCGATTTAGATTTAAATCTACTGAAACTATTGCAAGCGGTTGTAGAAACACGAAACACACATCAAGCCGCAGACAAACTAGGGATATCACAAACTAGCGTCAGCCGTGGTCTAGCTAAGCTGAGAGAAACGTTTGGCGATCAACTGTTTATACGTAAAGCACATGGAGTAGAACCTTCTGAACTAGCTGAAAAACTGGCAGAAGCGGCCGATGAAATGTTCACGCCATTGGTTAAAGTCGTTGAGTCTTATCAAAATTTTGACCCTCAACAGTTCACCGGTGAAGTATCGATAGCAATGAACATTTTCCTGCTAGAGCAATACGGTGATGGTATTTTTAGTGAGCTGCGAAGCGTATTACCTAATGCCAACTTCAAACTGGTTTACTGGCAAGAACAAAGCTTGAGTGACATGCTTAATGGCCAAGTTGACTATATGCTCCACTTCGCCCAATTCCCATTACCACAAGAAATTTATCAACATAAATTGAAAGAAATCAAGCTGAGCCTTATTGCCCGCAAAAACCACCCTGTGCTTAGTAACGGCAGTGCTTGGGAAGATATTCACCACCTTCCTATAACTCGGATACTCGCAGATGGAATTAACTCGAAGCGTGCGCCAGTTGAAGACCTTTATTTAGCGAAAGGCTACAAGGCTAATATTGTGTTATCCACTCATAGTCTTCGAGTTTTACTTAACAAGTTAAAACACTCTGATGCCTTTTCATTCGGCAGTACCTTCATGACAGAAAATGAACCAGAGTTGAGTTGCTATCCTCTTCCTGTTGTCCCTAGAGAGATGAGGTCCATTCAAATTAACGGTGGCTACCTACAATCTAAACGTGGCTTCCCATTGAACCAACTGTTGCACCAAGCGATGCAAAGCTTCTTCGATAAAGTGGTGCAACCAGAGAAGTAA
- a CDS encoding OmpP1/FadL family transporter gives MKMTQVALNVVVACATLTPFWVNSAGLSMSQIATTKSVATAGAANVTNSSDSSATISNAAALSGIEDRSYVSGAQYINVFNQFTRDDSGESTEASKGLIAPHASYAKRVNKKAVLGISLHSAGGLGAEYSNGVGANPINAISENAIAVVDITTGVSYQVTDKLSLGGSLILQYMKIDVVGGVNTQLEELATGDSVAPSFALSSYYTLSDNTHLGLQYRHKTDHEIDIETSLDVNPTANLSWVTSIDLGLKHALSKQTDVMVNAKFENWEDYDDKYTWTYSVGVGAAHKMDKFTIYGGASYDSSPVNENERDVLLPVDQQWRVGFGSEYELESGNKLGLAYQYQNNGTADITADNVTLQPTGSYEDNRIHFVTLSYRH, from the coding sequence ATGAAGATGACGCAAGTCGCTCTCAATGTTGTGGTTGCATGTGCCACTCTTACCCCCTTTTGGGTCAATAGTGCTGGCTTAAGCATGTCTCAAATAGCGACAACCAAAAGCGTTGCAACAGCAGGGGCCGCCAACGTTACAAACAGTTCTGACTCTTCTGCAACAATCTCAAACGCCGCTGCACTTTCTGGCATTGAAGATCGCTCGTATGTTTCGGGCGCTCAGTATATCAATGTATTCAACCAGTTCACTCGTGATGATTCAGGAGAAAGCACTGAAGCCTCAAAGGGATTAATCGCACCTCACGCCTCTTATGCTAAAAGAGTGAATAAGAAAGCGGTACTTGGAATTAGTCTTCATTCCGCGGGTGGCTTAGGTGCTGAATATAGCAATGGTGTCGGCGCTAATCCAATCAATGCCATTTCAGAGAATGCTATTGCTGTCGTCGATATTACAACTGGTGTTTCATATCAAGTTACAGACAAGCTCTCCCTTGGCGGTTCTTTGATTCTTCAATACATGAAGATAGACGTCGTTGGTGGCGTGAACACTCAATTGGAAGAACTTGCTACCGGTGACAGTGTTGCTCCTTCTTTTGCTCTGAGCTCTTACTACACGTTGAGCGACAATACACACTTGGGTCTGCAATATCGCCATAAAACAGACCATGAAATTGATATTGAAACGTCGCTAGATGTGAATCCAACCGCGAATTTGTCTTGGGTTACTAGTATCGACTTGGGGCTTAAGCATGCTCTTTCCAAACAAACCGATGTAATGGTTAACGCTAAGTTTGAAAACTGGGAAGATTATGACGACAAATATACATGGACCTATTCTGTAGGCGTTGGCGCAGCGCATAAGATGGATAAGTTTACGATTTATGGTGGCGCTAGCTACGACTCTTCTCCAGTGAACGAGAATGAGCGAGACGTACTACTGCCCGTTGACCAGCAATGGCGCGTTGGGTTTGGTAGTGAGTATGAGCTTGAATCTGGCAACAAGTTAGGTTTAGCGTATCAATATCAAAATAATGGAACAGCGGATATCACAGCCGACAACGTGACGCTGCAGCCAACAGGAAGTTATGAAGATAACCGTATTCACTTTGTGACTCTTTCTTATCGTCACTGA
- a CDS encoding anaerobic sulfatase maturase has translation MQAPHNCHVMAKPTGSVCNLDCSYCFYLEKHQLYPERQTNWRMSDDTLSSYIKQTIEAQSNNHVQFTWQGGEPTMMGLAFFEKTMQLCEQYGKGKKLEHTFQTNGILLNDAWCEFFKKHHFLVGVSIDGPQDLHDAYRVTRSGKQTHAQVMQGIELLKKHGVEFNTLTVVNNENVKHPKRVYQHLKEIGSTYIQFIPLVERTKQTCSQTDLKLVLPDEPLAEVTSWSVPSLVYGEFLCDIFDVWVRKDVGSIFVNMFDSTLSAWCGQQSGMCHFTERCGHAFALEANGDLYNCDHYVYPEHRLGNIHHKSISECNNSQQAIEFGLQKQTTLTPDCKKCPFQFACNGGCPKHRFERSSSGHPGHNYFCQGYRKFFEYSAQYMKEMRRLLSVGRFADEIMWALAYQDVKLTAVVSKSSVTIGRNQSCSCGSGIKYKHCCGVRR, from the coding sequence ATGCAAGCACCTCACAATTGTCACGTAATGGCCAAGCCGACCGGCTCTGTCTGTAATCTTGATTGCAGTTACTGTTTCTATCTTGAAAAACACCAACTCTATCCTGAACGTCAAACAAACTGGCGAATGAGTGATGACACGCTAAGTTCCTATATAAAGCAGACCATTGAAGCTCAAAGCAACAACCATGTTCAATTTACTTGGCAGGGCGGTGAGCCAACAATGATGGGGCTCGCGTTTTTTGAAAAAACCATGCAGTTATGTGAACAGTACGGAAAGGGAAAAAAACTTGAACACACCTTTCAAACCAACGGCATTTTGCTTAACGATGCTTGGTGTGAGTTTTTCAAAAAACATCACTTTTTAGTCGGTGTGTCCATTGATGGGCCACAAGATCTACACGATGCTTACCGAGTCACCCGCTCGGGTAAACAAACACATGCTCAAGTTATGCAAGGTATCGAATTGTTAAAAAAGCATGGTGTTGAGTTTAATACGCTTACCGTCGTCAATAATGAAAATGTGAAACATCCAAAGCGGGTGTATCAGCATTTGAAAGAGATTGGTTCAACGTATATTCAGTTTATTCCGTTGGTCGAACGAACGAAGCAAACATGTTCTCAAACGGATTTAAAACTTGTCTTACCCGATGAGCCTTTAGCGGAAGTGACGTCATGGTCGGTGCCTTCGTTAGTCTATGGCGAATTTCTTTGTGACATTTTTGATGTATGGGTACGCAAAGATGTGGGCTCCATTTTTGTGAATATGTTTGATAGTACGTTGAGTGCTTGGTGCGGACAGCAGTCTGGAATGTGTCATTTTACTGAACGTTGTGGTCATGCTTTTGCTCTTGAGGCGAACGGGGACTTATACAATTGCGACCATTATGTATACCCAGAACATCGTTTGGGCAATATTCATCATAAATCGATTTCTGAATGCAATAACAGCCAGCAAGCCATTGAATTCGGTCTACAAAAACAAACAACATTGACTCCCGACTGTAAAAAATGCCCATTTCAGTTTGCCTGCAATGGAGGGTGTCCAAAACATCGTTTTGAACGCAGTTCAAGCGGACATCCAGGGCATAATTATTTTTGCCAAGGCTATAGAAAATTTTTCGAGTACAGTGCTCAATACATGAAAGAAATGCGTAGGCTATTATCTGTTGGTCGTTTTGCAGATGAAATCATGTGGGCATTGGCTTATCAAGATGTGAAGCTGACAGCAGTTGTAAGCAAAAGCTCTGTGACCATTGGTCGTAATCAATCTTGCTCTTGTGGAAGTGGTATAAAATACAAACATTGCTGCGGAGTAAGAAGGTAA
- a CDS encoding LysR family transcriptional regulator yields the protein MDFDLNLIKVFLEVYQYHSYTKASETIGITQPAVSASIKRMEQEIGEPLFYREGRTMKPTAMAIRLATRFRVGFDEIQNALSERFTYSVYVNEALALDLPVLPSMMIEHTPLDQEILLHQLKSLSVDLAVGIFMVKDHSIVTEPLFSESTVVVCRRDHPRIHDHISRNQFYEEGHVALATQWKGMDGFEHIRLESPKSRNIQCKTHSISAMLLDVTISDRVAIVPRHLALNWQERLNFQVLENPIEHKPLEYCLAYHRRYQKTENHIKVRETIRAHLGCAD from the coding sequence ATGGATTTTGATCTGAATTTGATAAAAGTATTCTTAGAAGTTTACCAGTATCACTCTTATACCAAAGCCTCTGAAACCATAGGTATCACGCAACCAGCGGTGAGTGCATCTATAAAGCGAATGGAACAAGAGATTGGTGAGCCCCTGTTTTATCGAGAGGGGCGGACGATGAAACCGACCGCGATGGCCATTCGTTTAGCCACTCGATTTCGCGTTGGGTTTGATGAAATACAAAATGCCTTGAGTGAGCGTTTTACTTATTCGGTTTATGTGAACGAGGCGCTGGCATTGGATTTGCCCGTTCTACCGTCAATGATGATAGAACATACTCCATTAGATCAGGAAATACTGCTGCACCAACTTAAATCGTTATCTGTCGATTTAGCCGTGGGTATATTTATGGTCAAAGACCACTCCATTGTCACTGAGCCGTTATTCAGCGAGTCAACAGTTGTTGTGTGCCGTCGTGACCATCCAAGAATTCATGATCATATTTCACGGAATCAATTCTATGAAGAGGGGCATGTCGCATTAGCCACCCAATGGAAAGGAATGGATGGATTCGAACATATCCGCTTGGAGAGTCCAAAAAGTAGGAATATCCAATGCAAGACCCATTCAATTTCAGCGATGCTGCTTGATGTCACCATCAGTGATAGAGTTGCGATCGTACCTAGACATCTTGCACTCAATTGGCAAGAGCGTTTAAATTTTCAAGTACTGGAAAACCCGATAGAGCATAAGCCATTGGAATACTGTCTGGCTTACCATCGACGCTATCAAAAAACAGAAAACCACATAAAAGTTAGAGAAACTATTCGAGCACACCTAGGATGCGCGGATTAG
- a CDS encoding arylsulfatase yields the protein MKKLSAIMMSCFAAGSVAQEVLPFPSQPSTSVAKHTLAESTHNKRPISNHLPEDAPNIVIVMIDDVGPGQTSTYGGPINTPTLDEISGEGISYNRFHSTAMCSPTRASLLTGRNHHRVGAGVIAEYANDWDGYAGVIPKTSATFPEVLKNYGYSTSAFGKWHNTHPLDSTAAGPFDNWPTGYGFEYFYGFVGAGASQYEPTMVENTTFVDPEKIHREGYHMSEDLADQAIKWMRQHKSLQPDKPFMMYWSSGAAHGPHHVTKEWADKYKGKFDAGWDEYRKDVYEKAKKMGWIPENTQLTPRPESMPAWDDVPEDEKAFQARLMEVYAGFIEHTDAQVGRLVDEIDELGYKDNTVFFYLWGDNGASSEGQNGTLAELLAQNAIPTTTKQQIEAMNKVGSIDELGGPKFENMAHAAWAWAGSSPYKSTKLVAAHFGGTRQPLAVRWPAKIEPDATPRSQFHHVNDIAPTIYDILDITPPKVVNGHVQDEIDGKSMTYSFDDADVKGQKKTQYFEILGSRGIYHDGWFASAFGPRAPWVQGMPEGFREWSPETDQWELYHIDEDWSQAVDLADKYPEKLEEMKAIFKQEAQDNKAFPIGGSLWSTAAHSPQDAPESKYTQWTYPDEITRIPEIAAPKVGNRSTLVEFDAVVTPDTNGVLYAVGAFSGGMTVYVKDGKLNYEYNLFLMEHTHIQSEKVLPEGEVTIEVESKATKPGPFTPFDITIKVNGETFASGVVPKTAPSFFSFNDGFDIGSDLGSPVSQAYYDEMPFKFDGKIKEVRVKYLEQ from the coding sequence ATGAAAAAGCTTAGTGCCATCATGATGTCTTGTTTTGCTGCGGGTTCTGTCGCACAAGAGGTCTTACCGTTTCCTAGTCAGCCATCGACCTCGGTGGCCAAACATACTCTTGCTGAATCTACTCATAACAAGCGTCCTATTTCCAACCATTTACCTGAAGATGCTCCTAATATCGTCATCGTGATGATCGATGATGTAGGTCCTGGCCAAACGTCGACTTACGGCGGTCCAATCAATACGCCTACGTTAGATGAAATCTCTGGTGAAGGTATTTCCTACAACCGTTTCCACTCGACAGCGATGTGTTCGCCTACACGAGCTTCATTGCTTACTGGCCGAAACCATCACCGTGTTGGCGCAGGTGTTATTGCGGAATACGCTAACGATTGGGATGGTTATGCAGGGGTGATCCCGAAAACCAGTGCGACCTTTCCTGAAGTACTTAAAAACTACGGTTATTCAACCTCTGCTTTTGGTAAATGGCACAACACTCACCCTTTAGATTCAACAGCTGCGGGGCCTTTTGATAATTGGCCTACGGGTTATGGTTTTGAATATTTCTATGGGTTTGTTGGTGCTGGTGCATCTCAATATGAACCGACTATGGTGGAAAACACCACGTTTGTTGATCCAGAAAAAATCCACCGCGAAGGTTATCACATGAGTGAAGATCTTGCGGATCAAGCGATCAAATGGATGCGTCAGCACAAGTCTCTGCAGCCTGACAAACCTTTCATGATGTATTGGTCTAGTGGTGCGGCACACGGCCCTCACCATGTAACTAAAGAATGGGCTGATAAGTACAAGGGCAAATTCGACGCAGGTTGGGATGAATACAGAAAAGACGTATACGAAAAAGCCAAGAAAATGGGTTGGATTCCTGAAAACACGCAGCTAACACCAAGGCCAGAAAGTATGCCTGCGTGGGACGATGTACCTGAAGATGAAAAAGCATTCCAAGCACGTTTAATGGAAGTGTACGCAGGCTTCATTGAGCATACCGACGCTCAGGTTGGTCGTTTGGTCGATGAAATCGATGAGCTTGGCTACAAAGACAACACTGTCTTCTTCTACTTGTGGGGTGATAATGGCGCGTCATCGGAAGGGCAAAATGGCACGCTTGCTGAATTGCTCGCTCAAAACGCCATTCCAACCACGACAAAGCAACAAATTGAAGCGATGAACAAGGTCGGTTCAATTGATGAGTTAGGCGGTCCTAAATTCGAGAACATGGCGCATGCGGCATGGGCTTGGGCAGGCAGCTCCCCTTATAAATCAACCAAGTTAGTTGCGGCTCATTTTGGTGGAACACGTCAACCTCTTGCGGTGCGTTGGCCAGCAAAAATCGAACCCGATGCGACGCCACGTTCGCAATTTCACCACGTTAACGACATCGCGCCTACTATCTACGACATCTTAGACATTACACCACCTAAAGTGGTCAACGGTCATGTTCAAGATGAAATCGATGGTAAAAGCATGACCTATTCGTTTGACGATGCGGATGTGAAAGGGCAGAAGAAAACCCAATACTTTGAGATCTTAGGCAGTCGCGGTATCTATCATGATGGTTGGTTTGCGAGTGCGTTTGGGCCAAGAGCTCCTTGGGTTCAAGGTATGCCCGAAGGTTTTAGAGAGTGGAGTCCTGAGACGGATCAATGGGAGCTATACCACATTGATGAGGACTGGTCTCAAGCGGTTGATCTGGCTGATAAGTACCCTGAAAAACTGGAAGAAATGAAGGCGATTTTCAAGCAAGAAGCGCAGGATAACAAAGCATTCCCGATTGGTGGATCATTATGGTCTACTGCAGCACACAGCCCGCAAGATGCGCCAGAGAGTAAATATACGCAATGGACGTATCCTGATGAAATCACCAGAATCCCTGAAATTGCAGCACCAAAAGTCGGCAACCGTTCTACGCTCGTCGAGTTTGATGCGGTGGTTACTCCTGATACGAATGGTGTGCTCTACGCGGTCGGTGCATTCTCAGGTGGTATGACGGTGTACGTGAAAGACGGAAAACTTAACTATGAGTACAACCTGTTTTTGATGGAACACACACATATCCAATCTGAGAAAGTGTTACCAGAAGGTGAAGTGACGATAGAAGTTGAATCTAAAGCCACTAAGCCGGGGCCGTTTACGCCTTTCGATATCACCATCAAGGTGAATGGTGAAACGTTCGCCTCTGGTGTGGTTCCAAAAACAGCGCCTTCGTTCTTCTCATTCAATGATGGGTTTGATATTGGCTCTGATTTAGGCTCGCCAGTATCACAAGCTTATTATGATGAGATGCCGTTCAAATTTGACGGCAAAATCAAAGAAGTTCGTGTTAAGTACCTAGAACAATAA
- a CDS encoding HlyD family secretion protein: MKEIMLPYILVVWLLFKFNVLKRTPKNYFVSVVIGLLLLVSLFVGHRFYSPIDLTNSTTVKAPHAVLSPALGQHIDKIYVDHNRDVKKGEVLYTLKDDLISASISEVDSGLIEIDRTIEAQEVKVAQAKRNLSRNQNLEQHVSLKELEETQDNVEFFMAELNVLHAKKDGLLAKKQSLMFDLDRLTVRAPFDGMITHVFIADGSRVGSLHVWDTSKKFVEMRIPDQAFANIEKGQFSEFFIDTFPGQIFRSRVHSKVKATGEAQGNLLPQEQRVSAHIQRGSPAIGRTVILEIDEETMKKIPIGATGSAWISASKPYPILGFIDIIGGATLRLASVKSYLLAI, from the coding sequence ATGAAAGAGATCATGCTCCCCTACATATTAGTGGTTTGGTTGTTATTCAAATTTAATGTACTCAAACGAACCCCTAAGAATTACTTTGTGTCTGTTGTGATTGGTTTGCTGTTACTGGTGAGTTTGTTTGTCGGCCATCGTTTCTATTCGCCGATTGATTTGACCAATTCAACCACTGTCAAAGCACCTCATGCAGTGCTCTCTCCAGCGCTTGGCCAACATATCGACAAAATATACGTTGACCATAATCGCGATGTGAAAAAGGGCGAAGTGCTTTACACTCTCAAAGATGATCTGATCTCTGCGTCGATTTCTGAGGTTGATTCTGGTCTGATTGAAATTGATAGAACTATTGAAGCTCAAGAAGTGAAAGTGGCCCAAGCTAAGCGAAACCTATCGCGTAACCAGAACTTAGAGCAACATGTTAGCCTTAAAGAGTTAGAAGAAACTCAAGACAATGTTGAGTTTTTTATGGCTGAGTTGAACGTGTTGCACGCCAAGAAAGATGGCTTGCTCGCTAAGAAACAAAGCTTGATGTTTGACCTTGACCGCCTTACGGTTCGAGCTCCGTTTGATGGCATGATCACCCATGTTTTTATTGCTGATGGATCTCGAGTCGGTTCCCTGCATGTGTGGGATACATCGAAGAAATTTGTCGAAATGCGTATCCCAGACCAAGCCTTTGCCAATATCGAAAAAGGTCAGTTTAGCGAGTTCTTTATTGATACTTTTCCAGGGCAAATTTTCCGCTCTCGTGTTCACAGTAAAGTAAAAGCAACCGGTGAGGCTCAAGGAAATTTACTCCCACAAGAGCAGCGAGTTTCGGCACATATTCAAAGGGGGTCTCCAGCAATTGGTCGAACCGTTATTTTAGAAATTGATGAAGAAACGATGAAAAAAATACCGATTGGCGCGACAGGCTCAGCATGGATCAGTGCGTCTAAGCCTTACCCTATACTCGGTTTTATAGACATCATTGGTGGGGCCACTTTACGTCTTGCGTCTGTTAAATCGTATCTATTGGCGATTTAA